The following nucleotide sequence is from Cicer arietinum cultivar CDC Frontier isolate Library 1 chromosome 2, Cicar.CDCFrontier_v2.0, whole genome shotgun sequence.
TTTGACATTATTTTTTTCAGAAGGAGTGGTCTATTTGTAGAGTTTTTGAGAAGAGTTCTTGTGGAAAGAAAATGCATATTCAAGATTTGGTAAGGTTCAATtcaattggaaaagaattaCCTCCTTTGATGGATTCTTCTCCAAACAATAGTGAATTAAAAAGTACTATTGGAGATTCATCACATGTGACATGTTTCAATCAAAATCTAATTGAGGATTCTCAAAGGATACAAAATGATAACATAATTGATAGTTTTGAAAGTCCTATTTTAACATCTTCATATTCATATTCTTCTAACCcttatgataataatatttcCTCTGCTTCATGGACACAAAATTTGTCACACCAATCAACACAAGTTGTGAATTCAAAATCTTCAGATTGTTTTATGgttcaagaacaatccatgttGAGGATGTTGATTGAAAATCATGGAACAAGTACAAAGACAAAATTTGAGAAAGATCAAGAATGTGATTTTGATGTTGACATTTCATCTATGATATACAACAATGAAATGTTTCAAGTgaatcaagaatattcaatagGACATTTGGACAATGGTTTCTTATGGAATTTCTGaagattaaatataaaattaagaattttagGAGTTAACTTTATTATACATGTAAATCAATTGAATTCATGTTAATGTTATCCTAGAAAATACAGGAATTATAGATCTATTACTAAAATCTTAATAGTCTTTTTtgtatagttttaaaaagttgTATTGTTCCACAGTtttgtaaatataaatttatagtgCTTTATAgtttatactaatttttttagcaAGTGGTCCTATAACttagtttaaaatttcaatcatatattttaaattttttcatgtCAAATTAATCTCTTGGATTCTTGGGTTAAAAAACATTTATACAATTTGAACCAACTTTAGTATGCATATGttacatatatgtatatgtatatataaagaATATTTTACTACTCAACACCACGATTAGACCCTCTTGACAACGAGGTCAAAATCTTACATAAATTATAATGTAACTAAGATGTTATCTTAATGTAAACTATGctacataatttaaaattcaattaattgaGCTTTGAACTTAACCATGAAACTTGGTTAGTAGTATTTAGAAATATATATGTGGACCTCAATTAGTAAATGACCCTGTTTTCCCTCTAATGAATTGGAATACTATTAAATAATTTGGTAGATTTGTCgcagcctaaaatttcgagttttcatcgaattcaatggagtcgccaccaaaatttattttaaaatagggaaaatattgggaaacctttaaaaatgtaaaaatggtatttttaactaatacttattaaaaaaataaaaaacacaaagaaaatgaaaatgaaaaacaagcaaatatagaaaaaaagttagaaaattatgcacaattaaattttaggcttgactctcgaaatttccccagtggagtcgccagctgtcgcagcctaaaatttcgagtttttcatcgaattcaatggagtcgccaccaaaatttattttaaaatagggaaaatattgggaaacccttaaaaatgtaaaaatggtctttgaaaccagattttgagttcgggagtcgattatgcgtagggaaggtattagcaccctacgacatccgttaaaatacggttacctttaattaattgtgcaaaattatatcaacttaaatatatttatttttctttattattaaatatgaatataaattgttttttataaatgtgattttttgagataaaagtgtgttaaaaaagaatggaaaaaaagaaagtttttattagtgtgcttgacaagagtgtgatcttgctcctacgtatctcccggtgcgatggagaaatcaaagctacgtagttcttggtaaaaaaatgtgaatgcgttgattgcttttaaataaattgtattttgttacttaaaaaaa
It contains:
- the NAC13 gene encoding NAC domain-containing protein 92, whose amino-acid sequence is MMDAMEKKSRDLESDEKFELPPGFRFHPTDEELITHYLSQKVLNSCFCAIAIGEADLNKCEPWDLPWRAKMGEKEWYFFCVRDRKYPTGLRTNRATCAGYWKATGKDREIFREKTLIGMKKTLVFYKGRAPKGEKTNWVMHEYRLEDKYSLQNTSKRTMKEWSICRVFEKSSCGKKMHIQDLVRFNSIGKELPPLMDSSPNNSELKSTIGDSSHVTCFNQNLIEDSQRIQNDNIIDSFESPILTSSYSYSSNPYDNNISSASWTQNLSHQSTQVVNSKSSDCFMVQEQSMLRMLIENHGTSTKTKFEKDQECDFDVDISSMIYNNEMFQVNQEYSIGHLDNGFLWNF